The genomic segment TTACAGTGAAGACACTATAGAGACGCCAAGGCTGAGCCTCACTGAGCCTCTAGGAACAATAGCGCTGGTAAACCGAGGTGCCAGTTTCAGGACTCAAATAATAGAGCAATTCCAAGAAAAATCAAACTTTGAAACTGCAGCACATTTCGTTCATACGAGTTAAAAGTGGCGGGCTGCTTCGGCAAGTACAATCTCATTATAGATCCCAAAATTGTTTTTGTTAACTAGTCCTTCAAGCATCAGATAGACAATTCTTCCAGTTCACATTATTTGGtaaaaaacttaaaactagACAGAAATCAAAACACCGGATTTTGAACCTATTTCAAAGCTTCCCCAAGTTCATAATACATTGCAGTCTACTAAATATCATCTTACGAACTAACAACAAGATTTGAATGAGGAGAGTGAGAAGCTTATAGACATCAGTTGGCAGAATTAAATGAAATCGGAAGCCAGAACTCTTTagattaaaaacaaaaaagaagcTGAACAAGCGGATCAGCAAATTTTAGAACCAAATAAAAAGATCGGAATATCAAATAGTGCCACACAGCATAATTCACCATAACGTCTAAGGGTTAATCCTGATGACATACTCGAGAGTTGGAAGATTTACACATAGAAATATTGAAATACTGAAATATCCATAACCATAAACCAAGTCAATCCAAATATTGACGAATCAAAACAGATACATCAAGAATCGATCAACATGATTTCAACGAAAATTTCGAagtaataatgataataaatcaagaaatttcaaaAACAAATCCAGGATGCCACTCGAGAAATCCGCAAAACAAGTATCATCAACACAGACAAAAATGAATAACATACCATGATACTGGCACTTCCTAAGCAAAGTTTCCAATAACTTCAAGCAAATCGGGTCATCATCAACAGCAAGAACACGTAGGCCCGCTGGAAACTTATCAGAATTTTCATTGGCAAGAACGATTTTCTCCACAATCATTTTGTACACCCCACAAAATTCGAAGAACCCAGATGAGAAAAACGCAGATCAAACCCTACAGATAGGATCTTGGACACAACAGTCACTTTCTTGAACACCCAACACAAGACCCAGATACCAAAAAGGCTTTCTCTAAAACAAAAAATTCACAATAATcgggaaaaataaaaaagaaacacAAAGTACACCATGAGTGTGTGTAAAGAGAGAGGGAGACGAGGGAAAAGACTTGGTTCAAGGAAGGTAAAAGCCGTACGTGTTGACAACGATGGTAAAAGGTTCCAAGTTGAAAATTCCAAGTTTCCAACACAGCAAGGAACCAAATCGGATAACAATTCTCATTACTTTCTTCCCCACTTCCAATAGTACCACTGTGCGCGATTTTTTTTTTAGGGATTATTAAAAATGACAAAGGGACAATGTGttacatatattaatattttatctgTGCGAAATATTATCTTATGTCATTAAAATGAAAACTAATAAGTAATAGTATTTGAATAAGTATtaaaaattattgatataatataaaaatatatatttaaattttaaatattatataaaaaaatttatgtcatTTGAGATAATACTCAAGTGAGAACAATAATTTTATCTCGTTAaattaacatatttttttaattgaatagatctgttattaataaaataaatagaaaaattatttaaaaacatatattattattcatcgaaatttaaataataaataaatatttttcaaaaagtcaaaaaattttaaaaaaatttgtcatttataagatgaataaattttggttaatattttttattattttcattgatatgttaaaaaaaaatttaaagttatAAACAATCAATAGATCAAAAATTAATTACTACactttttaaaaacattaaaaatgtgatattatattatattttatttaatacgATAGAGActcataataattaaatatataaaagtaacACAAAATTataactaaaattaaataaaatgatataatcaatgtaAATACTTAATTGGTTTATATTTTCAAGGAAcatcaaattcaaatttgaattttaaaaaaagaaattaaaattttcatatttaattatgtatCTACAtcttatttgtttttaaatattaatgtagTAGGTAAATTCATTAACACTGATAAACATTTCATTTTATAGCATTTTATTTTTGgctgaaaattttcaaatatggaaaaaaaaaactgtaTTCTTATACAGATATATAAATAGAGAGTATACAACTAAATATATTTACATTTTTTGataactaaatatacaaaggtaactcaaaattcaaaattataacctaaaattaaattaaataatatatataaccaatataaacattaaaatctagcttatatttttaaaggagatcaaattcaaatatgaatttaaagaaaaattgaaaagaTTTCACATTTAATTATGCTTTAATTCATATTTGTTTTCAAATAGTTAATATGTTAGATTAATATATGAAtactaataaatatttttttatagcaattttttgattcaaacttttcaaatatgaaaaaaacTTTGTTTATGTATATACATATTATCACAAAACTCTATTAAGAAACCGACTAGTGGATCCAACCCAACCCATTTAAGATATGAATTGAGACAActtgtctcacatataaaaatcctaTGAAAGCGTCACACATGAAACTTACTAATATATTGTATATAAACATGGATATAGAGATAGATACaaagtgtgtgtatatatatatgcgtGCCTAAGTGAGTGTGAATAATGGAGCTTTATGGTGTCAAATAATGGAGCTTTCTTTATATTCTGCTTCCAGCAACTTTTTTCTGTTTCTCAACTCATATAAAGCCAGAAGCATGCAATTTTGGACACAGTACACACCACACTTGGTTAAAGAAATCCTGACCCTTGATTCTTGAATCCAATTAATtctgtataaaatataaatcgGGAGAAATTCTATATTTAAATCTTATATAAATtataacataatcattaaattaTTAGGTTGTTTCCTTATCTTTTTTTAGTTTGGGAGTAATTTGTTACATGTGAATCGAACCTAAGACTACGTCCTAAACTCGTGATTTTGATGTCAATGAGCTATAAgccataaaattattttgttgtttctatatctatattaaattattatagaTAATATGCAGGGCCAGAGTATGTCTAACCATGAATAGTgaggataaaatatttatcctaTACGACATTTATGCAACAAAAAATTTCGCTTTGAGTTCGATCTGTGTTGTGGTCGAGCAGAGCTGTGGTAGTAATTTACTCGGTTCAGACTTCAGACCAAATCAACAAAGAGTATTTGACTCACCGGATCGAACTCAGTCTAAAATTTTGTATTACATCAAACACAAATAAATCTCAGTCATATCTATCATGTATTATTtgtacaaaataattttattcgTTTCATGAATTAAAAGATTCACACAGATACTCCGTTCGtcccaaatatatatatttgtttgtttttcaCACAGATTAAGAAATAATCAGAAATCAAATGTACATACACACTTCTCattttattcttatttaattcatttaaaaaatgattttatgtttttcgAGACTTAATAATATGGATCTATTAAACGTAGAAATTTGACTATATATTTGAGAcatgagaaaaagaaaagaaacctACGTAATTGGGTTGGAGGTAATACTAAATAAAGATATTAGACTATATATTTAGGATGTATGAAAAATGAAAAGTGGTCTTTGTATTTGCAACGGAATGAGTATTATTGAAATTATACAAATTTAAGTGTCGAAATTAATTTAACTaataaattatgatattatatactTGATGCAGTATATACTGGTTCAATAGAAAAATATATGTGagaattttcttattttttttattaattatttttaaggcTTATGTCACATTCCATGATAAGCCAAATCGCAACTCACAAATCTTTGACTCAAGCACTAaacattgtttgaaatattTTGTGGACCAAAACCTTCAATGGAATCCAATTTAATTGACCAAAAAATTTATATCCACTCAAACTTACTATAAATTCTGGTGCATAGAATTTCTCGTATGATACAACGAAAAGTAGGGGAAACAATATATACTTGGATGAATGAAATGAAGtaaaatttggaaaacattaatttaaaaaaaaaattacataatttttcaatgattaaaaaaaaatagaagaattCAAACATGAaggaaaaacaatattttaaccATATGTTAGAATCGCCAAGTATCGTGGTTCTCTAGCTAGCAAGCATAAACATgagtaaaaataaatattaatccaAGCTCTAATAATGGAATTAATATGTGTTTTAGACCTAACATTGATATGTTGTATTTGTCTGATCCTACgtctttattttttatatatataacatttaaGTTTGAATAATTGATTGCGATAGTTCCCTCATATTtgatcatcatttacatattaTTTTAGTATTCGTTTCTTTTAAacaagaaaatgtttatttatttatatatatatatatatatatatatatatatatatatatcgaaacATCAAAGTGAGAATAAAACCATTGATTCCTTTCATGCTTGGAAACGACATTGAAAATTAATTGAAACTAAAACAAAGGCTTATCCTTCATTGCTGTAGAACTTGAAAATCTCTCTTTGGTCATGGAAAATAGGGTTTTAGCAACggaaatatctatttttaaataCCATAAGTTCGtctttctttaaaaataaaaatacaaatacaaataaaaagtCATCGaaaaatccattttgaaaagggCCGTCGCAGCATCGACAGAAAACCAGTGATAGTTGAGCATAATTTTCCTTCTTGAATGGAAAAAAGGAacaaaaaaaaacgaaaattatCATTAGTGGAAAtcaacaaaaatattaataaatatgcTTCCAAAAATACAATGcaacataatttttcaaaacAGTTTAATTATAAGATAAATGAGCTTATaaaatgtttaattaaaataaatttagcctcacataatttaaatataaataaaaaattaaaatatataattttacaataaataaaaattccaggttaattaaataaatataatcaaaaccctaataaaataatatagacGGTGTTGCTTTAAGAAAACTGGTTCATGTATGATTTTACAAGTATAAATTGTTGGTTAACATAATGATCGAAGAAGTTAAACCCCACCATCTCCTCCAGCAGCTTCTTAGTCTTTATTCGCATATGGAACAATAGACAACACGGGGTTTGCtgcaagaaaaaaaatattgattcttTAAGAAGATCaatcgataaaaaaaataattcacaGAAAAACAAAGCAAGAGAACATCATAAAACCTGTCGATTCTGAACCATTTATAGCACGTGAAGAACGAGCACGCCTCCTCGGAACATGATTATCATCAAATGATACAGGGGGCTGAAATGAAAATTGAGATATGGCAAGACCCTCTTGCACAAACTGTGGGTGCTCACCAAGGTACCTAGGTGCATGTATGGCGACtttaatttatcaaaatatatGTTTTGGATTTAATTACATATATTGTAGTACATCGGTTATTTATTTGGTGTTTAAAGATCGAAGGATACCTATTAAGTTCCACCGTTGAACGCAATCTCTTGTTAGATGGTGTCACATAATACCTGTTAAGATACAACACAACAAAATGCCAATTGTTGATCATAACAATATAGATGATAAATCGCTCAAAAAATCTTATCTCCGTGCaaaatcaacaatttcttgtcGAGACAAAATCATTCAAGTATACATACACATCAGCAAATTTCGCGCCTCCTTCTGCTCGAGTTCTTATAATCCGTTGCCAGCCCTTAGGTGTCCGAGGAATGTTGGGCTTGTCCATTGCCCATACCCAGTTTTGATCCTCCTGCTTGATATCAGATTCCTTCTCACATGATATATCAGGCTTCCACTGTCTGGCTATATCACACGTGAAAGGTTGTTCATTGATTGTTTCTCTTATTTCCTCATATTTCTCCTTCGACGGGATGAGCCTCCACTTTGAACACGAGGCGCACTGGACTGTATATGCCCTGACAGATTCCCAAACCTTATTTGCCGAGCTGCTTGGACTTTGTTCCATTTCAAGAACTGCCAATAAAAAGGGAAGAATATTCTATAGTATCGGTGTCACGATTCCGCATTAATCAAGTTACTaactagaaaaaaataagaattagACCTGGATATTGTAACAAAACCTAACTCAATTGTACATAAGCACATACCTAGTTTGAACATAGAACAAATGAGCACGGCCGctgaataaattaaattaaacaaaaacaatGAAGGAGATAATTATTTTGCCTTAGAAGTATGTGCTGTTGAATGGTGTCCCCAAGAAACTGATCAACACAAATACTTTCTGTGGAAAATCTGCAACTGTAGCATTTTTCTAGTTCTTTTTTCCTGTAAATTTCATATGTTTACTAAGAAAAGGCCTCTTTCAAGCAGGTAGCATACCACCATGGCAAAAAATCGTCGATGAATAAATATTATAGTATGGACTGTTAATGTCATAATTTAAATCAGCCAACATATTGTTTTATCATATTATGATCATCAAGAAAATTTTCTAGTAAAGCAACCGCTAGCATCAGCAAATAATAAGCCTTGCCTACCAAGAAACCAAAGATGAAAGATAACCAAGACAATATTATGATCCTCTATCTGAAAAACATTAATGCTGCTTGTAGTAATCTCTACTCGGTCATCAAACAAATTATAGGTCTTCAACAAGTCAAACAGACATGCTGCCTATTTCTCTAAATCCAGCATCAATTGGGCATGTTTAGCTTCAGTACCATTACattatttagattttttttctaAGGGTAGTACAGATGCATGCGGTGGGACTAAGCATGCAATATAAGTTCATGTATTTGATTGCAAGAACTAAACCACACAAAATGCTCATTGAATTAAAAATACAATATGAGAATATAAATGCTAATATGTTCTTGAAAACTTTACAACCAAAGAAAATACATATAACTCGGTGCACGCCAAAAATTTTTATACAgtttttttaaaacaacaatTCAAGTTCTTCACAGTATATCGTAGATGCCTAGTTCAAGATTGACAAGTTTTCCATAGCAGTGTATGGTTAAACAACGAAAATTTGAGTTGCCTAAGCCTTGCGCAAAAAAGAAAAGACTTCACAAAGTTGCATAGACTTGACATATGACATTGCATctatacttaaaatatttagCAAAGGGAATCAAGATCTAAAGAATGCCCCCGACCAACATATGAATGCAACACATAGTTCAAGTGTGGAAATGCCATCTACATGACGCCAAGCCAAGGATAAGCCAACTTTGTCATCAGTAACGAAGGGAATGAAATTACAACCTCATTAGCCATATAAATGTGTTGCCATAGATGAACAGAATGAAGTAAACTTTGAAATAAGACGTAAGTGTTGCTATTTGGTAAACTAGCAACAAAGCTGTCAACATCAAAGTTGACAAAAAAACTGTCTGTCGAGACTCGAGACGCAAAAAAGATGAAAGAATCTA from the Primulina tabacum isolate GXHZ01 chromosome 16, ASM2559414v2, whole genome shotgun sequence genome contains:
- the LOC142529957 gene encoding methyl-CpG-binding domain-containing protein 2-like, translated to MEQSPSSSANKVWESVRAYTVQCASCSKWRLIPSKEKYEEIRETINEQPFTCDIARQWKPDISCEKESDIKQEDQNWVWAMDKPNIPRTPKGWQRIIRTRAEGGAKFADVYYVTPSNKRLRSTVELNRYLGEHPQFVQEGLAISQFSFQPPVSFDDNHVPRRRARSSRAINGSESTANPVLSIVPYANKD